The genomic DNA AATACAAAATTTGTGTAAGTGGTATGGGGGACACAAGGTCCTAAATGACATAAACCTTACAGTGGAACAAGGTGAGGTTGTGGTTATTATAGGAGCGAGCGGTTCAGGTAAAAGCACACTGCTGCGCTGTATTAATTTTCTTGAAAAACCGCAAAAAGGAACGATTAATATTGCTGGCAAAGAAATCAGTAGCAAAACGAAAAAACTTCATCTTGTACGACGCGATGTGGGCATGGTATTCCAACATTTTAATCTATTCCCCCATATGACGGTAATGCAAAATGTAATTGAGGGTTTGACGCAGGTTAAAGGGAAGAATTATAGCGAAGCGGTAAAAATAGGCGAAAAGATGCTCGATAAGGTCGGTCTGCTTGAAAGGGCAGATTTTTATCCTTCAATGATTTCGGGTGGGCAAAAGCAGCGTGTGGCTATTGCACGTGCATTGGCTATGAATCCTAAAATTATGCTTTTTGATGAGCCGACATCAGCG from Oscillospiraceae bacterium MB24-C1 includes the following:
- a CDS encoding amino acid ABC transporter ATP-binding protein, which codes for MIIIQNLCKWYGGHKVLNDINLTVEQGEVVVIIGASGSGKSTLLRCINFLEKPQKGTINIAGKEISSKTKKLHLVRRDVGMVFQHFNLFPHMTVMQNVIEGLTQVKGKNYSEAVKIGEKMLDKVGLLERADFYPSMISGGQKQRVAIARALAMNPKIMLFDEPTSALDPELVGDVLLVMKKLASDGMTMIVVTHEMGFAREVADRIIYMDEGRIVEEGSAVNIYNNPQNERTKEFLSRIL